Genomic window (Candidatus Nanopelagicales bacterium):
CAGGTGGTTCGCCACGGTACCGTCGCGCAGAGTCCCGGTTATCGCCACGAGATCCTCGTGCGGTCTTCCGGAGCGGTGCGCGGCGCGAGCCGAGACCGATTCGTACGGCTGCTGGGTCACCCAGGCGGTCAGGTCGATGTCATGGGTTCCCAAGTCCTTGACAACGCCGACATCGGAGATGCGCGATGGGAACGGTCCAACCCGCCGCGTCGACACCTGATACACGTCACCCAGATCCCCATTGGCCAACCGTGTCCGCGCTTGCTGGAGCGCCGGGTTGTATCGCTCAATGTGACCAACTCCGCCGACCAATCCAGCGCCTGCGAAAGCGGCAGCGATCTCGCTGGCCTCCTCGGCAGTGGAAGCCAGCGGTTTCTCAATCAGCGCGCAAATACCGGCCTGGGCGAGTTGGAGGGCGACCTCGTGGTGGAACGCCGTCGGAACCGATACGACGCAGTAGTCGACACCCGCTGAGATGACCGCGTCCACGTCGGGCAGCAGCGACAGATCCCCACAAACGTTGTGTGGATCTCCACCCGCATCCGCGATGGCCACGAGCTCCACGCCATCCAGGGAGCGCAAGACGCGAGCGTGGTGGCGCCCCATCATGCCGATCCCGATCAACCCCGCCCGGAGCCGCGCCATCAGGAGCCTCCCCCCACCACTGCGTTGACACCGGCTGCGACTCGCTCCAGATCCGCCTGGCTGAGCGCTGGGTGAACAGGCAGCGAAACCACCTCAGAAGCTGCCTTCGCGGTCTGCGGCAAGTCAAGATCAAGGCCGAACGACTCAAGTGAGTGAACCGGCACCGGGTAGTACACGCCGCTGCCAACGCCCTGCTCGGCCAAAGCCGCCACGAAGTCGTCCCGATCGCGAACGCGAATCGTGTACTGGTGATAGACGTGTACCGCCCCAGGGGCCGCAGAGGGAGTCGCGACTCCGGACAGGTTCCGGTCAAGGAAGGCCGCGTTCGCCTGCCTCGCCGTCGTCCAGACCGGCAACTTGCCGAGCTGGACCCGGCCGATCGCCGCATGGATGTCAGTCATCCGGTTGTTCAGCCCCACGAGTTCGTTCCGATAGCGCTGCTCCATCCCCTGATTGCGCAGCAGGCGTACCTTCCGGGCAACCTCGGGGTCCGCCGACACCACCATCCCGCCTTCGGCCGAAGTCATGTTCTTCGTCGGGTAGAACGAGAATGCCGCCGCCGTCCCGAACGCGCCGACCGGAACGCCACCAAGCGACGCGGCGTGCGCCTGGGCAGCGTCCTCGATCACGGCTAGTCCGCGCTTCTCTGCGAGGCCGACGATGGCGGGCATGTCCGCCGGATGACCGTACAGATGGACAGGCATTATGGCCGCTGTGCGGGGGCCGATCGCCGCCCTGACCGCTTCGGGATCCATGCAGAAGTAGTCGGGTTCAATGTCCACGAACACCGGCCGTGCGCCCGTCAGGGCGACGGCGTTGGCGGTGGCGGCGAACGTGAACGACGGGACGATCACCTCATCGCCCCTGCCGATGCCGAGAGCCAGAAGTGACAGGTGCAACGCGGAAGTGCCGGAATTGACTGCCACGCACTCCCGACCAGCGACGATCTCCGCGAAGGCGGCTTCGAACGCCGCCACTTCGGGGCCCTGGGCCACCATCCCGGACCGCAGAACCGCGTCAACCGCGGCCCGCTCGTCCTCGCCGATGATCGGCCTCGCTGCGGGAATCATCCGCCCACCTCCTGAAGCGCGCCATCGCGCTCAACGAACTCATCGCCCGTCACCGGACAGCGCCAATGGCCGCCATCGGCCGCTTCTAGTTTGCGCCCCGCCGGACCGACCCAAGCGATTCGACGCGCGGGCACCCCAGCCACAACCGCGAAGTCGGGCACATCCCGGGTCACGACCGCTCCAGCGGCGACCATCGCCCAGCGCCCGATTCTCACCGGCGCTACGCACACAGCCCTCGCGCCCACCGACGCCCCCTCGGCAATGTCCACGCCCACGGCCAACCAGTCATCAGCGGACTTCAGGGAGCCGTCCGGGTTCACCGCGCGCGGATACTGATCATTGGTCAAGACCGCCGCCGGTCCGATGAAGACGCCCGGACCCAACCGCGCTGGCTCGTATACCAAGGCGTAGTTCTGGATCTTGCAGTTGTCCCCCACGACGACGCCGGTGCCTATGTACGCGCCAC
Coding sequences:
- a CDS encoding acyltransferase, yielding MAAKVTASADVADSASVGDGTSVWHLAQIREDAQVGRDCMIGRGAYIGTGVVVGDNCKIQNYALVYEPARLGPGVFIGPAAVLTNDQYPRAVNPDGSLKSADDWLAVGVDIAEGASVGARAVCVAPVRIGRWAMVAAGAVVTRDVPDFAVVAGVPARRIAWVGPAGRKLEAADGGHWRCPVTGDEFVERDGALQEVGG
- a CDS encoding DegT/DnrJ/EryC1/StrS family aminotransferase, which codes for MIPAARPIIGEDERAAVDAVLRSGMVAQGPEVAAFEAAFAEIVAGRECVAVNSGTSALHLSLLALGIGRGDEVIVPSFTFAATANAVALTGARPVFVDIEPDYFCMDPEAVRAAIGPRTAAIMPVHLYGHPADMPAIVGLAEKRGLAVIEDAAQAHAASLGGVPVGAFGTAAAFSFYPTKNMTSAEGGMVVSADPEVARKVRLLRNQGMEQRYRNELVGLNNRMTDIHAAIGRVQLGKLPVWTTARQANAAFLDRNLSGVATPSAAPGAVHVYHQYTIRVRDRDDFVAALAEQGVGSGVYYPVPVHSLESFGLDLDLPQTAKAASEVVSLPVHPALSQADLERVAAGVNAVVGGGS
- a CDS encoding Gfo/Idh/MocA family oxidoreductase, with product MARLRAGLIGIGMMGRHHARVLRSLDGVELVAIADAGGDPHNVCGDLSLLPDVDAVISAGVDYCVVSVPTAFHHEVALQLAQAGICALIEKPLASTAEEASEIAAAFAGAGLVGGVGHIERYNPALQQARTRLANGDLGDVYQVSTRRVGPFPSRISDVGVVKDLGTHDIDLTAWVTQQPYESVSARAAHRSGRPHEDLVAITGTLRDGTVANHLVNWLSPLKERLTTITGVKGAFVADTLSADLTFYANGVVPTEWSQIAGFRGVTEGDMIRYSFPKHEPLRTEHEAFRDAVLGDPSRIVSLAQGLLTVKVAESVLEAASSGETVAVRG